A region of Corynebacterium glucuronolyticum DSM 44120 DNA encodes the following proteins:
- a CDS encoding MerR family transcriptional regulator has translation MVNDDRPMQESLFDIGPDEEVGYRVPTTCQVAGITYRQLDYWDRTNLVQPSIRGAHGSGSQRLYSFRDILVLKIVKGLLDTGISLQNIRSAVEKLRDLGVNDLATITLVSDGKTVYECRSAGEVIDLLNGGQGVFGIAVPSIMKDLTGTITQFPHERLDQPAEGETTGLDELAERRRRKLS, from the coding sequence ATGGTAAACGATGATCGCCCGATGCAAGAGTCCCTTTTCGACATCGGACCCGATGAAGAAGTTGGCTACCGTGTTCCCACAACCTGCCAGGTTGCCGGGATCACCTACCGCCAGCTTGATTACTGGGATCGAACCAACCTGGTGCAGCCTTCCATCCGCGGTGCTCACGGTTCGGGCTCGCAGCGCCTGTATTCGTTCCGTGACATTCTTGTTCTGAAAATTGTGAAGGGGCTGCTGGACACCGGTATTTCCTTGCAAAATATTCGTTCTGCCGTTGAAAAGCTGCGCGATCTTGGTGTCAATGATCTTGCGACTATCACCCTCGTTTCCGACGGCAAGACTGTGTATGAGTGTCGCTCCGCCGGAGAAGTTATCGACCTGCTCAACGGCGGACAAGGCGTGTTCGGTATCGCCGTGCCGAGCATTATGAAGGATCTTACGGGTACGATCACGCAGTTCCCGCACGAGCGACTAGACCAACCAGCAGAGGGCGAGACCACGGGTTTGGACGAACTGGCTGAGCGTCGTCGCCGCAAGCTTTCCTAG
- a CDS encoding hemolysin family protein, with protein MSIWTASLLIIVLLLFNAFFVGGEFALISSRKDRLETLVSQGNHRARTVLDAMEHLSLMLAAAQLGVTIASLILGKLGEPAIAHLLERPFAAMAIPPDLLHPLSFAISLFIITFLHILLGEMVPKNLAIAGPESTALILVPPLIAFEKITRPFIHFVNWIARMTLKAFGIEQKDELDSTVDSSSLAAMIAESRSEGLIDAEEHVRLKKALGAARRRVKELCIPLDKVISVPLNPTVKQLEAAVAETGFSRFPVRSTTGFVGYIHVKDVLEKMVSEDPGAEDEIIERSEIRSLKVMDAATPMDDALRILRRDRAHMGLITENGKILGMVALEDLIEEYVGTVRDWTHE; from the coding sequence ATGAGTATCTGGACGGCATCCCTCCTCATCATCGTATTGCTGCTGTTCAACGCTTTCTTCGTGGGCGGCGAGTTTGCTCTCATCTCCTCTCGCAAGGATCGTCTGGAAACCCTCGTCAGCCAGGGGAATCATCGTGCACGCACCGTCCTTGACGCGATGGAGCATCTCTCCCTCATGCTCGCGGCCGCGCAGCTCGGCGTGACTATTGCCTCACTTATTTTGGGCAAGCTCGGCGAACCCGCGATCGCTCACCTTCTGGAGCGTCCCTTTGCGGCTATGGCCATTCCGCCAGACCTCCTCCACCCGTTGTCTTTTGCGATCTCCCTTTTCATCATCACGTTCCTCCACATTCTGCTCGGCGAGATGGTGCCGAAGAACCTTGCGATCGCAGGCCCCGAATCGACGGCGCTGATACTCGTCCCGCCACTCATTGCTTTTGAAAAGATCACTCGGCCGTTCATCCACTTTGTGAACTGGATCGCACGGATGACACTCAAAGCCTTCGGGATCGAGCAAAAAGACGAGCTTGATTCCACTGTTGATTCCTCCTCGCTCGCCGCGATGATCGCGGAGTCTCGTTCCGAGGGGCTTATCGACGCCGAGGAGCACGTCCGACTGAAGAAGGCGCTGGGTGCTGCACGACGCAGGGTGAAGGAATTGTGTATCCCCCTAGACAAGGTCATCTCCGTTCCTCTGAACCCGACTGTCAAGCAGCTCGAGGCCGCTGTAGCTGAAACGGGTTTCTCCCGCTTCCCCGTCCGCTCGACCACAGGTTTTGTCGGCTACATCCATGTCAAGGATGTACTAGAGAAGATGGTGTCCGAGGATCCCGGAGCAGAGGACGAGATTATTGAACGCTCGGAGATCCGTTCGCTGAAGGTCATGGATGCTGCCACGCCCATGGACGATGCCCTGCGGATCCTGCGCCGCGACCGCGCCCACATGGGTCTCATCACAGAGAATGGGAAAATTCTCGGAATGGTCGCTCTGGAGGACCTCATCGAGGAGTACGTAGGAACGGTGCGTGACTGGACGCATGAGTAG
- a CDS encoding 3-methyladenine DNA glycosylase gives MSRPQKVLSASEWMPLARAHEESVDTLTKAHLDRHARGEKHPVWDFIFDYYRNSPGKFRRWHPGAGIAIAGACPHANWKYYVSDGDITWCDTDAFLAKRGKTARYVANLLRATTAHTAHYDCFCLHEWAMCYKETPRHSLPLRLGSDGVVDVVDSHDIRCTHYDAFRFFTDAARSLNQTQLTRDLQPVMEQAGCLHATMDLYKWAFKMEPLISSDITVDAFLLACDARILDMQASPYDCRAFGLDPVAVETTEGKAQFVHRQRELARRGTAIRSRLLTALEAAGVDTP, from the coding sequence ATGAGTAGGCCCCAGAAAGTACTAAGCGCAAGCGAATGGATGCCGCTCGCCCGTGCCCACGAGGAGAGCGTCGACACGCTCACCAAAGCCCACCTCGACCGGCACGCGCGGGGTGAGAAACATCCCGTGTGGGACTTCATTTTTGACTACTACCGCAACTCCCCCGGAAAGTTCCGGCGCTGGCATCCGGGAGCAGGCATCGCCATCGCGGGCGCATGCCCGCACGCCAACTGGAAGTACTACGTCAGCGATGGCGACATCACCTGGTGCGATACCGATGCGTTCCTAGCCAAGCGTGGAAAAACCGCGCGTTACGTAGCCAATCTGTTGCGTGCGACGACCGCACACACCGCCCACTATGACTGCTTCTGCCTGCACGAATGGGCGATGTGCTACAAGGAAACGCCCCGCCACTCGCTTCCACTGCGCCTCGGCTCCGACGGCGTTGTCGACGTTGTGGACAGCCACGATATCCGCTGCACCCACTACGATGCGTTCCGCTTCTTCACCGATGCCGCCCGGTCCCTCAACCAAACGCAGCTCACGCGGGATCTGCAGCCCGTGATGGAGCAAGCCGGTTGTTTGCATGCGACGATGGACCTGTACAAGTGGGCGTTCAAGATGGAACCACTCATTAGCAGCGACATCACTGTAGATGCCTTTCTCCTCGCCTGCGATGCGCGCATTCTCGATATGCAGGCATCACCGTATGACTGCCGCGCCTTCGGGCTCGACCCTGTCGCGGTGGAGACGACAGAGGGAAAAGCCCAGTTCGTGCACCGACAACGCGAACTCGCCCGGCGTGGCACTGCCATCCGCTCGCGCCTGTTGACGGCACTCGAAGCCGCCGGAGTAGACACTCCCTAA
- a CDS encoding bifunctional nuclease domain-containing protein, with the protein MDQVWYSFDRTYACLSFRVGNVLLPVWVPGSSAVHLERRLVRPPNRPEGVDLLLDRIEDIGVDKVAITGYSDGVFYATIYLRNGEEIDCRPTDALVMADLIEDTLYIGEDVLCECGLSVDEQTDLFDLFEGTVPLQPQGEHIQFDPSDIDISDDDEFSALMGDLGISESDLKLDLENPDDQ; encoded by the coding sequence ATGGATCAGGTCTGGTACTCCTTCGACCGTACCTACGCATGCCTGAGCTTTCGGGTTGGGAATGTTCTCCTCCCCGTGTGGGTGCCCGGAAGTTCAGCTGTCCATCTAGAGCGACGGCTCGTGCGACCCCCAAATCGCCCAGAAGGGGTGGATCTGCTCCTGGATCGGATTGAAGACATTGGCGTGGACAAAGTTGCGATAACCGGCTATTCCGACGGTGTGTTTTATGCCACCATTTATTTGAGAAACGGTGAGGAGATCGACTGTCGGCCGACGGATGCACTGGTCATGGCCGATCTCATCGAAGATACGTTGTATATCGGAGAGGATGTCCTCTGTGAATGTGGACTTTCCGTTGATGAACAAACGGATCTTTTCGATCTATTTGAAGGTACGGTACCCCTCCAACCGCAGGGCGAACACATTCAATTCGATCCGAGCGATATTGACATTTCAGACGACGATGAGTTTTCGGCTCTCATGGGTGACTTGGGAATCAGTGAAAGTGATTTGAAGCTTGACTTAGAGAACCCCGATGACCAGTGA
- the ftsR gene encoding transcriptional regulator FtsR produces the protein MSIGVVLKRINEEFPDVTVSKIRFLESEGLISPSRTSSGYRRYTEDDVERLRYILITQRDHYLPLKVIREQLEAIDAGEVASIMSASSSTPVVSPENFRDPAPVRLSDVDLANGSGADEDLVFECIKLGLITPDPAGYFTADDMAIVTTVARLTDAGLQSRHLKSLKNAAIRQSDIVEQVTQPLAMGRDDTAKHRADEKQQEIAALVVSLHATLLKNALRS, from the coding sequence ATGTCGATTGGTGTCGTGCTCAAGCGCATTAACGAGGAATTTCCAGACGTAACCGTATCTAAAATCCGGTTCCTGGAGTCGGAGGGACTCATCTCTCCATCCCGGACATCCTCTGGATACCGTCGCTACACCGAGGACGATGTCGAGCGCCTGCGTTACATCCTCATTACACAGCGGGATCATTATCTGCCGTTAAAGGTCATTCGGGAACAATTAGAGGCTATCGACGCCGGTGAGGTCGCCTCAATCATGAGTGCGTCATCGTCGACTCCCGTGGTTAGCCCGGAGAACTTCCGCGATCCTGCTCCCGTGCGACTTTCCGATGTGGATCTCGCCAACGGCTCCGGTGCGGACGAGGATCTCGTATTCGAGTGCATCAAGCTGGGACTCATCACCCCTGATCCTGCGGGATATTTCACGGCAGATGACATGGCAATTGTCACCACTGTCGCACGCCTGACCGATGCAGGACTTCAGTCGCGCCATCTCAAGAGCTTGAAGAACGCGGCGATTCGCCAATCGGACATCGTGGAACAGGTAACGCAGCCCCTCGCCATGGGACGGGATGACACAGCGAAGCACCGGGCAGACGAAAAACAGCAGGAGATCGCTGCGCTCGTCGTGTCTCTGCATGCGACCCTCTTGAAGAACGCTCTCAGGAGTTAA